GGTAGGGGTAATCTATCGAACAGATATCTTTAAAGAGGCAGGGGTTGATCCTGAGAGTATTGAAACATGGGATGACTATATTGCAGCAGGAAAGAAAGTAACGGAACAAACCGGGAAAGCGTTTCTCGGGATGGATAATGAAGGGCTCTTTCGTATTATGCTTCAACAGCAGGGGGCTTACTTCTTTACGGAAGATGGGAAGTTAGACCTGACCTCTAAAGAGGCGGAAAAGGCGGCAGGAGTAATTGAGAAAATGAGAGATGCCGGATTAATTACGTACACAAATAATTGGGATGGCCAGGTAGCTGCGATGAAAAACGGGGAAGTTGCTACACACCCAGGTGCTGTTTGGTGGAGTGGAACGATGATTGAACAAATGCCTGAATTGGCAGGCAAGTGGGACATGTTCAGGCTTCCTGCTTTTGAAAAGGGAGGAGTACGAGCGGCTAATGATGGCGGATCTGCTTTAGCTATTCCAAGTTCTTCTGATAAAAAAGTGGCTGCTTACGCATTTGTTGAATTTGCCACCACTGATCTTGATTCCCAAATCAAAGCGCTCACGAACCGAGGTCTTTTTCCTTCTCTGTTAAAAGCTTACGAGGAGCCGGCTTTCACTGAGGATCAAAAGTATTTCAATAATGAACCATTCTTCCAAAAGTTTGCTGATACAGTTCCTGACATACAACCTGTCAATCATGCCCCTGCAGAGCTTGAGGTCAGGTCGATTATGCAAAGCGAGTTTGAATCATTCTTATTAGAAAATAAATCAGCTGAAAAAGTGTTAAAGGATGGGCAGGACCAAGCACAACAACAAACTGGATTGGAAGTCTCAGAATAAGCAGGTCGAAGGCACAGGACTGGATAGAGTCGCAGGTCCAGTCCTTTTCTTTAAAGGAGGTATTATTGTGCTTACAAATCAGAGCCTTAGAACTGGGACTAAGTCCAGTGCTGTGAAAAAGAAAGAGAGAAGACAGTTCATCACACCAAAAACGGCTCCTTATATATTTGTTGCCCCGGCCGTTCTCTTATTTTTGGGGTTTATGGTATATCCGATCCTGGCCTCATTGTTATTAAGCTTCCAGACAAAAGTCGGCGGGGTATACACCTTTTCAGGCTTGGATAATTATACGAGGCTGTTCAGTGATCCACTCTTTTACAAATCTTTAGGGAATACGTTTATTATCCTGTTAGTACAGGTTCCTATTATGCTTTTTTTGGCTGTTGTATTAGCCGTTTTCCTAAATTCAACCTTATTATCGATGAGGGGATTTTACCGGGTCGCGTTCTTTACACCGGCGGTTACCTCTTTAGTAGCTGCCTCCGTCATTTTTGTGCTTTTGCTTAATAAAGATTATGGGTTGATTAATTATCTGTTGAGCTTGTTGGGATTTGATAAAGTCGGCTGGTTAACGAATTCGACGTGGGCAAGGGTATCTTTAATCGCTGTAACCACCTGGAGATGGACGGGCTACAATATGGTCATCATCCTGGCTGGTTTACAGAGTATTCCGCATAGCCTCTATGAGGCGGCTAGTATTGATGGAGCAAGCTCCGTTCGAAAGTTTTTTTCCATTACCATTCCACAGCTTAAACCGGTGTTACTGTTTACATTTATCCTTTCAACAATTGGGTCTTTTCAGTTGTTTGATGAGCCTTATAACTTAACAGGCGGCGGACCGAATAATGCAACCTTGACTATTACGTATTACTTGTACAATCAAGGATTTGAATACTTCGACTTTGGTTATGCATCTGCCATTGCTTATGTGATTGTATTCTTTATTGCCGTACTATCATGGCTTCAATTCAGAGTGGTGAGGGATGATTCATGAGACATAAAAAAAAGTTGCAAAAAATATTGCTGCATACGTTCTTACTCATCGGGGTTGTTATTTCCCTGGCCCCCTTTTATTGGATGGTTGTAGGAGCTACTAATCCATCTGGTGATATCTTATCATTTCCGCCTAAATTAATTCCGGGTACTTATTTGATGGAGAACTTCAAAGGACTGAATGAATCCATCGATATTATAAAAGCTTTATTTAATTCGGCAATCATTGCGATCTTGTTTGTGGTCATAAGCCTGCTCATTTGTTCAGCTGCTGGGTTTGCTTTTGCGAAATACAAATTTAAAGGGAACAACCTCATCTTTGCTTCATTCCTTTTGGCGATGATGGTTCCTTACCAAGCAACGATTATTCCTTTGTTCCAGTTATTTGGGAGCTTGGACTGGATCAACACCTACCGGGCAGTCTTACTGCCGCAGCTTTGCTATCCTTTTGCCATATTTTTAATCAGGCAAAATATGAGAGGGCTGCCGGATTCTTTGCTGGAAGCAGCGAGAATCGACGGAGCTGGGGAATTATTTATTTTCTTTAAGATCGCCTTACCAACGATGAAACCTGCACTGGCAGCAGTCGGGATTTTTCTATTTACATTCCAATGGAACAATTTTATGTGGCCGTTGATTGTCATGACTACCCAGGATAATTATACGTTACCGGTCGCGTTATCTACACTG
This Halobacillus salinarum DNA region includes the following protein-coding sequences:
- a CDS encoding ABC transporter substrate-binding protein, with product MRNLSIVSFAVLLLIVLSACSNSSSGAEDLTMPDNPEDIKADITVWAWALEANYLEKDVLPAFNKKYPNINVTVEHIGVDQVYQKVSAGLSSGGSGLPDVFQVENNRIHSFTSEFPDGLVNLSEMGYDDHVDEFSASKVEGLQDSKGNLMAAPRDLGPVGVIYRTDIFKEAGVDPESIETWDDYIAAGKKVTEQTGKAFLGMDNEGLFRIMLQQQGAYFFTEDGKLDLTSKEAEKAAGVIEKMRDAGLITYTNNWDGQVAAMKNGEVATHPGAVWWSGTMIEQMPELAGKWDMFRLPAFEKGGVRAANDGGSALAIPSSSDKKVAAYAFVEFATTDLDSQIKALTNRGLFPSLLKAYEEPAFTEDQKYFNNEPFFQKFADTVPDIQPVNHAPAELEVRSIMQSEFESFLLENKSAEKVLKDGQDQAQQQTGLEVSE
- a CDS encoding carbohydrate ABC transporter permease → MLTNQSLRTGTKSSAVKKKERRQFITPKTAPYIFVAPAVLLFLGFMVYPILASLLLSFQTKVGGVYTFSGLDNYTRLFSDPLFYKSLGNTFIILLVQVPIMLFLAVVLAVFLNSTLLSMRGFYRVAFFTPAVTSLVAASVIFVLLLNKDYGLINYLLSLLGFDKVGWLTNSTWARVSLIAVTTWRWTGYNMVIILAGLQSIPHSLYEAASIDGASSVRKFFSITIPQLKPVLLFTFILSTIGSFQLFDEPYNLTGGGPNNATLTITYYLYNQGFEYFDFGYASAIAYVIVFFIAVLSWLQFRVVRDDS
- a CDS encoding carbohydrate ABC transporter permease — its product is MRHKKKLQKILLHTFLLIGVVISLAPFYWMVVGATNPSGDILSFPPKLIPGTYLMENFKGLNESIDIIKALFNSAIIAILFVVISLLICSAAGFAFAKYKFKGNNLIFASFLLAMMVPYQATIIPLFQLFGSLDWINTYRAVLLPQLCYPFAIFLIRQNMRGLPDSLLEAARIDGAGELFIFFKIALPTMKPALAAVGIFLFTFQWNNFMWPLIVMTTQDNYTLPVALSTLAGLNSIDYGQLMLGTSISVIPVMAVFLILQKHFVSGILGGAVKE